tcaaaattaagacATCAGAAGGGTGCTCTCACTTTATACATagtattgatattttttaatttatatttataccattataaaaaaacaaaattactatAGACACGGTGATGGATTTGATACCGctgcattaattttttataatttaaaaaatacactttCAACtgatatgataattaatttattttattttaaattttatattaattaatatattaattttttatttttaatatgatgtgttaatttatatatttttaattttatttataatatattttaaagtatgaaaaaagGTATTATGGTGGCGGAAACCATATGGAGAAAACGCTGGTAGTGTTCTTATACGTGTACAGTGACAGACGGTAAGACCAAAAGAGTGTATATCTGTTGATTTCTTGACGGAAATCCCACAGGCTAATATTTCGAATTCGAATTCCGCAGCCGCTTTCTATAAATACCCAAAATCAAAACCCCATTTTCGTACAACCCAAACCCGTTTGCTTTACCCACactgttctttttctttccaattCCTTCTCCACAAACAAACAGGTGATAAAGCAGTTGCAATGGCTGGAGATTCGAATTCCGTTTCAATCAGTGGGAGCACTAAACCCCAAGGCAAGAAATTGTATCATGATTCTTAGTTTCTCCCCTTCGAAATTGTGTTTTTGGGTTTTCATGATTTTCCTTGGAACTGTGGGTGATGACGGCGGTATGCAGGGACGGAGAatcatgatcatgatcatgatCAGACCAACGTTCTGCAGAAGCATGTCATGTTCTTCGATCGAAATAATGATGGCATCATTTATCCTTCCGAAACTTTTGAaggtttttctttctttttttgaaaaaaatagaaattgaaaattgtacTGGGTTTATTTGCCGATTTTGATGGTATTGGGTTACGTTGATTTTTCAGGTTTTCGGGCAATTGGATGTGGGGTTTTGTTGTCGTCTGTGGCCGCTGTCTTCATTAACATGGGTCTAAGTCGGAAAACAAGACCGGTAACTTCTCTTACTCTACAATTGTTGTTTTCGAGACCATTACTGATGATTGTCTGTGTAATTAGGGTTGTGAATTTGGGTAAAACAGATGATCGATGCATCATAGTCACTTTTTTAGTTCTAAGAACCAATCAgggatttgaattttcttatatttaggACAACATATAGCGTCTGTTTTCAGCGATAGTGTAGAATTTTGATTGAGCCGCACCCtgtgtataataatttaagtcGGGAAAATCTTTGTCCAATTTTGGTCAATTAAATCgcattataattcatttatggATAAATTATTTCGATATTTCCTGAAATTAAGtttaactatataaaaaatttgtgtcTTTTAATTACAAGCCTATATCCCTGGTGTACTTGCAAAATTTTGCCCCTGATCAGTAGGAAATTACTTCTAATTGTAACTATATTTTTAGGGGGTGTATGtgcaattttataaagtatataggatattgtataattagatttaattttaaaggatGTAGATgcaatttattcttaaatttgttATAGGGATAACATTGcatttttttgagatttggtgtaactACACATAGACTTTCTGTGGTTTGAAACATTAAATCTAAAATCCTGTTATTTGcatccatctaacaaatagattcccggttagttaaaattaatattaataaaaaaaactaaaaatgaaaagtggtTGACTtattatagatttattttaataaataaattttttcaactaaaGTACCTTTATAATGGTAAAAATATACCTACTCATATACATTAAagtgtgaaaatatatgagggtaattcagtcaaaaaatttatttttttgttaatattaacaaatttagtggATTTTGACGAATTgaatgacttatttattagactttcataaaattcaggagtgttagatgtaatttttcttaaattacataaaatttacatgtgATTACAATAAATCTCAAAGGAaaggagtataattattcttttattatatcattagATCAGACGACTTGGATTTCACTGAGTCGTGTGGTTGACTTTGATGATAAGGCAAATCCCGTTTGGACTATAATACTAAGGGGTTTTACTGATTTACTCTTTTCCCAGCCAAAAtctgcatttaatttttattttcaatgcaGTACTATGTAGATTATGCTGCAAGACTTCCAAATCTAGACATGTGGggtaaaacaataaaaatgaaaaatcaaaggaTCCAGTCACGATGCTGTCAGTCTCAAGAAGCAGTTGCAtctgtaataaaataaagacagAAGTTTATATTTAAGTTGTTCTATATCATCATTATAGTATTGCTCAATAAGGATCTTGAATAAGTACGTGGTTGTCCTTTGAGTCTATTTCCTTTTATTTGTTATCATGGTCTTGTGGCATATGTCAAACATTTAGGAACAAAACCATAAAGTCTCCAAACCCCAACCCCaccctaataataataaaaaacaaaatatagacagtgaatattttaatgcaattaTGAGACATATACCACTAGTATGGAACGAGTGGTCAAATTGGTGTTTGCagtattttctaattttgtggTGAGAATACTCATATAtcccctttattttttaatgtacagattgaattttttattacaattccTGATGCATTTTCTATTTAGTTTCACATATACTTGCTGCGCCTATAAAGTATTTTCActagataaaattaatgacgTAATCTTTATACAGGCGGCATGtacatgcaaaataaaatagaaaatgcaatatgaattataatagaaaatccaatccgTTTAAAGTATACTTTGTAGAAGAGTTGTATGAATTTTATCCTTTGCTTTCCTTCAAAACAGGGTAAACCCTTTTCTCTACACTTCCCCATTGAGGTGAAAAACATCCAAATGGCGAAGCACGGCAGTGATTCTGGTGTCTATGACAAAGAAGgaaggtacatatatatatatatatatatatattaataatagaaatgttaaaaaaaaactctatgaaattaaagtatcaaatatccttgtaatataaaataaagttaaaaaaagcCCTTCGTATAGAAATTGGGCCACACGTGCTTTGACTGCGAATTGGCTATGAAagcacctttttttttttacatttttacccttctctcacatctaatatataatattatatatatgtattaataataaaatattataaataattatttaataaaaatattatatatatttattaataataaaatattattttatataaataattatttaattaatattgacgATCTTCAATCTAAGTCATTATTCACTATTCCTTTTgcaatttactataattttgaaCCTAGGACACTGTTTACTTCCATGCGGTTTTTGTTTATgctattattttctcaaatgtCTAATTTGGATGTCTTCTACGATGCTTTTTCATTCTTCTATGTCATcgacatttttatttattatttctgcTAGGAACGATCTTGGCGAATGAATTTGTCTTAGTTTCTCCGCTTGTCCGTGCTAATGCCCTACATTGTCATGAAGTTACATCAGTTTACGTTTGCATTGATGATTTGGAATTGACGATTTCAGATTCATAATGACAAATTTGCAAAGTTTATTTGGTTAATTTTTAATGGACTTCAAAAACTTTAGCTCCTATTTCTTGAGGTACTTCTTGAATGATTTTGGTATATTTCAGATATATCTAATATGAAGtcatatgaaattttcattcgTTGATACTTTCTTTCAAATCCACATTCTTCAATCCACAATGTTAAATAGTAATCTCTTCTTGAAGGTTCCTTCCAACAAAATTTGAGGAGATCTTTATAAAGTATGCACGCACGTATCCGAATGCCTTGACATCAGACGAGCTAAAAGCTTTCATGAAATCCAACAGGGAGCCAAAGGACTATGGAGGATGGTACGTCGAAAAAGACTCTTAATTCAACATATCCCATGTTATTACACTCTCTCCTATGCATGCAATAAACTTTGGATTACATTGTCAGGTTGGCTGGCTACACAGAGTGGAAGATCCTGTACAGCCTCTGCAAGGATGATAATGGTTTGCTGCACAAGGAAATAGTAAGAGCCGCTTACGATGGAAGCCTGTTTGAGAAAATGGCGAAGGAGAAAGCATCAAAGAAGCAAAAGTAATTCCCAAAACACGAAATAAATTCTACTACGACGACTTCTTATCTTTTTCTACATTCCTTGCTCGGAAGATTTGGTCGTGAATAGGATGAAATAGTTATGTCGGTATATatatcattctttttttttttttctgcagaATGACttctgatgtttgatgaactGAAGATTGTGCAGAACTATACACTGCTCTTTGACTTCGAGCATTGTCCTATGCTGTATGTGTATGCTGCAATAAAACTTACTGCTGAATTGTTTGATTTCTCTGAATTCTACACAATTCTTTTCTGTATATACAGAGACTGAGCCCTGTTACATTGTACGTAAGAAAGAGGATTGAAATCTAGTGGTGCCTTATTTTAAGACATGCTATTGTGTTATGTCTGGATGTAGGTCTTAATCTATGCAGATTATATTTGTCCTAAAGCGGTTGAAACCCCTATTGGTTTTGCTGTCTACTCTTAATCCAACTGTtgtaattcaatattaaagGGGTGTTTCAGAtggtttaaataaaaatttattaaccTAACGCTGAAATAAGGTGAAAAAGAGTGTTTTGGTTTAtaaatgttataaaatataccCATGATCAAATAAAAGGTAGGTTTAGCCCAAAATCGCCGAAAACCATTACTGGAAGGCTTGGCCCATACCCATTACCCGGTCCACTACTCATCCGGCTCGATTTTTTGTCTAATTAAAAGggtctccctctctctctctccaaaatAAAACCCTAAACCTAATTTCTACCTTGTGCCTCCTTGTCTCTCCCTTTTTCTTATCTTGGATTTCTCCACCGCCGTTTTCTTCTCTGTCCGATATCAATGTTCCTCACCTATATATCTATCTCCAGTGGCTTTTTAGTAGAAGACCACAGAATAGAAAAACCTCTACTCCCACTTTCTCTATTTTTCGATTAGAAGTTCTTTGTGAATTGTTTTCTAGGTGAAAATCTAAGTGAATGGTACAAGACCTTTGTGGTGTTGGCCAAAGCAACCGTAGTGGCTGCCAGTGTTAGTAGGTTTTGGGCTCTTCCCTTCCGGATCTGGCCCCTGAGCTTCTTTCTGTTTTGGTAGATTCATTActgtttcttttaaatttgtaattattcattgttatttttctattttctaatatCGGTCTGTATAAGAGTTTTACAAATCCACGATtttctgtaatagttgattTAGAGTTTCATTATTTGGGCTCACTACTGGTGGATTCATCCAACAAtaacttttgtttttgattgtttaaattaatttgatttaaaccAAAAGTTATAAGTAATTTCCTACAAATTTCTACaacttattgataaaattgtgGATTTACCAAATAAGCTGCATAAATCAATAGGGATATATCTATAGTTTTTGGTTTGtatcaacttaatttaagtattttaaaaataaaagctataaataaaatatattctttttttaaatcttaatctcattaaaattagaattaattacaattaaaccccctctaaaaatgcaaaatcatactttcttccaaaaatttttaaaattgttacatGCGCTCTAAAAATTCTCTGTTTACATATGAcccttttattttagtttgaaaggaaaatgttgatatcaacaaaaaagaaattatgtaaattttcaattttttccacTCGTGTAGCattctcatttatatttttgtacttataagggaataaatgtaatacatATACAATATAATGGAATGAGgttaacaatattattacattatacttacaaattattacatgaaaatattaaataagggataaaactgaaaatttatataatttcttgttaatgttaacatttttcatccaaacattACAAAAGAGGATTGGATGTAAAtggtgaatttttaaaaagagtgtacatataattttaaaattttcttaaaagaaaaagtataattttatattttcaaaacgagtctaagtataattaattctaaaaattaataagtgtTTATTTTAAGCAATGATAAATAGTCCCAAATGTACAAAATTCATGGATGAATTTAACATATGGAACTACGAGTGGGCAAGCTATATCCACTCTACAAAATTGGCCAATCTGGATTTTAGATTTATGGTTAATTATGCTTTTCTCTCTtaagatttgatgtaattttatttagcactcataaaatttatttcatttagtaaataaatcttttcattAGTTATAATTCACTGCTCAGTTAATATGAAATGTCAACACTATTTTATGAGCCATCAATTGTATCATTTTAGTCTTAAATCATGGAAAATTCTACTTTCAATACCGTTTAAGACAAATCTGAATCAATTGTAGGAAAAATATAGTActaaagttagtataaataataaaaaaaatatatggcattatattattcatccccataaatattacattgacACCCTCTTTACTTCTTGGTAATTACAAGACACCCTTGAAGGCATTTCTgtcattgaaatattaaattaaaatttaatctaGTCAACAAgagcattttttaatttttaaagttgtcggggtggtttctgtaattttttaaacgaCAAAAATGATTCGTTTAAAAAGACAATAAATGAGAGATCgtaaatgtaattacacctTTTTCCTATACtacaaattaatacaattttcagATGGcgatataatattaatattatcaattgAAGTCAAACAAATCAATGTAAACACTTaaactttaattataattaattaatatttgtaatgataTTAATTGTACACAAAGTATCTATCTCATGTAGTTCTtaatatgatgaaaatatttgtaaaagcTTTTAGTTTTTGATGCTTTACAGTTTTATATTCTAAACCGACGAACAATAAccattgaattataattatccatCACAACATGTATActattttataacaaatatttcaaattgcTTCATAGGCCATTATTTCCATATATGAGTAAATGACTAAACCGTCAACAGAGACATTTTTGATCCAAATAGATTCAGtgaaaaatactataatttcAGATTGAATTTCTTATTGTAATTCATAtggcatattttatttcactttatatatagatGCAGAGGAAATTACAGggattttaatttcatggtCTAAAAGCAGAAATTTTCGCACACAGTTTATCTAACGAGTCCCAAGTTGAGAATACCCCACGAATTCTGCGGCCAAGACCTCTCCTTGGCCTTCATCAGCAACACCCTAGCCCAAGCAATCCAACCCTGCCATGACATCCTCTTATCCCATGGGCTCCCCCACTCCAGCATCAATCTCAGCCCTCTTTCTGCCGCCTTCTCCGCCGCTTCAAAGCTCCCTTTCCCCAAATAAATCTGACCCAACACCACATGAGCCTCCCCAACGAATGGGTTCTTCTCCACACTCCTCAGCAACATCTCCTCCGCCCTCTCCAATCCCATCTCCGCCGTGTTGCAGACGGCTTCCCAGTACAAATCCCTTGCCACAATCTGATCCTTAGAATCAAGGACTTTGGTGCAGCCCTCCAGGACTGGCGGAATTACCAGCTCCAAGTCTTCATCTCTATCTGCTGGCAGCACCCTACCATTCTTCATTTCTATTGATCTGAATATCTCTTCTTCTCTGACTATCAAAGTGTATATTGCAGCCATTCTTGATATGGAGTTCATCCAAAGCCCCGGCTTGCCATCTCCAGGCCACAGAGATGTCAGAGTAGCATTCCCGGAAAACTCGAGCCGCCCGTTGGAGTTCTCGAACAAGACATCCTGAAAGCTGAAGAGCTGATCACTGAAATCCGCCATTGTCATGAGAAGAAAAACGGCGACAAGCCTCCTTGAAACCAGCACATCTTCGCCGGTCTTGATGTGCTTCACTTTTATCCCTTCTGCGGGACAAATTGACTGGAGTTTCACCCTCCAgccctcttcttcttcctgtTCTCCTTCTCTAATCTTATTAACACTAATCTCGGATGAACGGAGGTGCTCGATGAGCTCTGCATCTGTGTACTGAAAGAGGAGAAAGTCATGAATGAGGGGCTGCCGGGGAACAATGCAGAAGAGGTGAACCAACCGCTCTGCGGCAGGCCCGACGTAGGCGCAAACAGTGTCGCGGCCGGCGGAAGAAGGTGGGAATATGGCGAGATTGACGTAGGAATTGGAGTAGGCAGAGTGGAAGAGCCCGCAGAGGCAGACTGCGTCGGGTGCCTTCCACATTTTGAGTATGCGGTAGACACCGAGGAGGTGGTCGAGGAAGCTACCGTGCTTGTGCGGCCccgcccccccccccgccgCTCGCAGCACCGATACAAGGCGTGGCAAGTTCTCATCAACCGCTTCGAGCTCGCCGCGCAGGAAGGGACGGGCTGATTCCAGTAGTCTTTCCAGGTGATAATGATCATCATGATTTGAGTGGTGCTTCTCGTGATTATGAGAGAATGTTAGAGAATTCGAAGGGGGCGGAGGCGCCATAGCCAGTGTTTacagaatcaagaaaaaatggttGAGAGATTTTTGTAGATTTTcccgagagagagagagacgtgAAGAAGTTGGAATCGACAATTTCTGGTGTAGATTTTTGTAGATAAGACTTAAGAGGCGATGGAAAAGGACACGATTACGAGGCGGAATGTGTATGGGAGGGTGGAAGAGATAAGCTTCAGAAATGACATTTCGTCTGCAAGTCCCATACAGTGTTTTGAAACTAACTGTTGACTGGACCGTGTTTACATGCAGGTATTAAGCAGTATATCCGACCTAATCTTGCAAAGCTGCCCATTTATGCGCTAATTGGATGGCCCGTTACTGACGACCAAAGCCCAATATATCCGGCTTAATCCTGCAAAGCAGCCCGATTATTAATCACTAATTCAACCGTTGAGTCAATGGTAGTAGGATCAAAAcgtcatttttatataataaataattattaatattttaaaaataatattaatatacttttaaaaaaatctctgtttttctttgacattaataatttaatagaatacataatataataaaataaattcaaaattaaattaataaagatcaaatacaaaaaataatattacacattttcaaacttaaaaataatctGATATACTAAATTAtcagaaataataaaacaaaactaGCAAAGTTAAATTGAGAAGTGAAATTAGGACTTTATATTTAGAAGTAACAGAAATAgttaaactgaaaataaatcaTCCCAATTTAACAGATTTAATGCACATTTCCAgaaataatatgttatttttttagtaataacaTGAAATCAAAAaacttaacaaaaataataaatattttttaagagaaattaaaaattttatcatgtaTTTACACTTGACTGTTGACTCGTCCAGTTCAATCAATTCGTATTAGATCACATGATTCACCATTAGGTCAAAcgattttcataaaaaaaaaaaaaagagcaattTTTTGCTTCTCCGAGTTTTTGGTttcaaatactatatatatttttttatccaattaataaaGTACGTTATGTAAAAAGCATTATTCTATTATCctgggaaaaaatattttgtttgataatGTTAAAAGagatcattatttttcttgttaccACAATTATGATGAGTGTCACTTTTGAaccataaaacacaaaaacacactTTTTTGCTTCCAAAAGTTATGCACATTGCACCCCGTTAGTTGTTGTTACGTGTTGCTAGACCACGTGATTTTCACTACATAGGTCATAATTTAATGGTACTAAAAAAAACATTCTGACCAATTTTGACCGAAAATTATAGGGCAAAagattatttcttaaaaaaactAGATCacgaaaattttattttaatatatataataacatagctttaaaattatacttatttgtattttagataattttttaaaattaaattattttttagtttgaaaatgTTTCAATATTTGACCACagactataaaaaaatttatttattataaattcattatttttaaattacttatattaatttgagatAGATTCTAgcatcttttattatttcttaaaattaaattattatttgatctaaaaatatctaataaactttgaccacaaaatataggaaataaattttattttttaaaaataaaaattatagagaaaatttcttttaatataaataataaaaaagttttgaatttataattatttgtattttagataaattcaagcacctttttattatattttaaaattaaactattatttggtctgaaaatattttaataaattttgaccacaatctacaagaaataaattttattttttagaatataaaaataatagagaaactttattttaatataaataataaaacattttttaatttataattatttgtatttgagataatttaatgttagaaaataataaaagatgcTAGAATTTACCTcaaatatagtaattataatttaaaaattaatttattattatttattatcaaatattaaaataattttaaattaaataataagtcaattttaaaaaataataaaaagatgctagaattcatttcaaatacaatataatttaacaattaatttataatttatgtataagaaaatttatctaatacttttatttttagaagtaaattttatttcttataatttgttttcaaatattaaaatattaattttttattataatttgtggtTAAAGTTATTAAAATGTTTTCAAGTATGAGTCAACCCTAATTATGGCCAATTTTCCCTCCTGTTTTGTTGGGCACGTGAGTTTTCGTTACCAAAGGGGGGAATTGATGGCCGTTAATGGCCATGTGCCTTTGCTGTTAATTTggaatcaaaaaatttattctcgtattttatgatattaaaagcGACACTTATCAAAGTTATgatatcaaaaataataataacctTTTGtaatgatacaaaaaaaatattttttcctattaccctatcataaataaaaaaaaaaaacattatttttattgaaagtttatttaatatattaccctatcataaataaaaaaaataaacattatttattttgaaagttcaTTTAATAAAGTTTCTGAGAGTGAATGAAAAAAGCAttaggaacaatttttatttccttcacaaaaaaaaaaagtattaacaATATTccaaactaataatatatatctattttgaaattatttgctAACAATACAaacatacaataaaaaattgaaaatggtACAAACAtaacataacaaaaaagatttaGTAGTCAGGTTCATGGGGGTCAGTCGACCCATCGTACTCAACAATAGCAGGAGTGCGGCAATTGGTCGGGAGCTCGTCCGCCATCACAACGTCTGTGAAGGGGATACCTGCAGAAGTTGATTGTTACCGGGTACCTCTGCAGTTTTCGGCTTGTTAGCGGGATTGCTGGGGGTTTCCATAGTATCTCACGCCTTTAACTCAATTTCCCACAAACGACGCTAATTGATGCGTACGATTTTAGCACGGGTCTAAAGTTCCTAGATCTTTGCTGTTGGTATTGGACTAATTGAGTAAAAGCTCTTGAGAAAtaggacctgcaaaacaaaggGTTAGTACTTCGATGTTTAAGTCAGTCCCGAGTTTAAAAacagataaaaataaagacgaattatgatgcaaaaatatgaTGAAAGTGAGAATTCCATATGCAAGATTGCGAAATTATGATATAAGAGAGCAACAATAAGAGTTTTAGGATCTTCTTTAGCAGGGGGGATTCGTTGGGTGGTAATCcttgtatttatagaaaaagattCCTTCTATCGTAAGAATTCGAGGAAGTGTATCTGGTGAGAGGGATCTGAACTTCCAGCGAAAAAATTGAGATCTAGAGATAAGGCTCCTCCTTATTCGTTTTAACAACAAACCCCTGAAAAAAGGGAGACTCCTTACTCATTTAGACTCCCGTCCAATCAGGAGTCCCTTCAAGCTGCAGAGTCCAACTCCTGTGGGCATCCCCCTCTTTCTGGTTTGGCTTAGAAGACCCTCGGATTGGGCTTCCTCCTTGGGCCGAATTCAACAAAGCAGGTTCCCCTGCTAAACTCTGGTTCCCTCTGGACCGGCTTGGATTAGTAGGAGGTCTTCTTCTTGGGCTAAGCATGGTGTTTCGGGCGGGCGATCCTTCTCTTGAGCTGGTGGACCTTATTTGGACTTAGCATTTCTTTTCGGACCAACTTCTGTTAGACCATACCCATCatgtttaatattaaaattttgatagagcaacttcacaaaattattacactaaggaaaaaagaataccATATGGGAgaaaatggcaaaatatattttgtaacataaatttttaaatagagcAATGACctatgatttttcaattctCAATAACAATggaagataaaaaaatcaaatcctATTAgaaaaaactaagaaaaagaaaaaacattaatttggatgaaattaAAACTTACTTTATCAGTATTAATGAAtcgataaaattataaaaaaaataataattttacatgattaaattgtaaaaaagtAATGATTTTACCTtatcaaaattacatatttgctACATTAGATATATCAAGagattgatataaatttagtgCCTGAAaagtaatgaaaatatattgttattgtaggataaaaaaaatcaatcctaaactttggatttatttaaaataaatacaaattggaTTAGGATCCTAATGTTAAAGGTGGAATCTAGTATAGATAAACACTCATCTTGAATATAGgattttttctgtaaatacaaattcaattttttaattgaaaataaatgagattgtttcttcataatttaaaaaattattatttggttaGAATTGGCTTAATTATGGCCGGCCACTGTTTTGCTCTCtctatatagatatataatggATAATAACATTTACACCCTTAATATACAGTTCGTTTGCACAAATTATTACtgcctttttttaattaaagaaactgTCATTAgcattcaaaaaataagggtaTTTTGTATAATGGTTGACCTTTATGCAGGTTGTATGtgcaattttctaaaaaatagggataatttatgtaaataatattgatattcttttatgaatatatatgtaattaagtaaaaaatagtaacgatctaaattataaattagatgtataaatataatatctcaatatatagttattaaataatatgacaCATAAAAAAGGAGTATGAAATTAATGAATAGTTGAAGTTGGTGTCCCCtcaaataacaatatttttttaagatagcAAGACACGGAAATACAGGAGAATGGTGACTTCATTTTGATTATTCATTTGTCATGCTTCTAATTTGTCAAAAGATATTCGGAGGAgaattatatatctttttttatctttaatcatctgatttatttatttctgatATCAAAATAATCATCGTTCATACTTTGGTTCTTAAATTCACACTTTGTTAATGTTTATGctcatttctataaattaatcgtttccaataaaaaatcacCATATGTCGTCTTCTTGAGCCCAGTATCAACTCTCCTTTCTAGTCTCACGTGCATGGCACATGATCATTTTCCGTCAAACTTAATAATCACTCGacaaaaatgactaaaaatataaatgaagtGACAGTGTAAGAATAATAAGTACTATATGGAGTGAGTATTTAAGGATCAATAACTTGCAGCTATGCGTTGCGAAGGAGCAGGCCTGTTGTCCATTTTCGATT
The window above is part of the Sesamum indicum cultivar Zhongzhi No. 13 linkage group LG2, S_indicum_v1.0, whole genome shotgun sequence genome. Proteins encoded here:
- the LOC105156209 gene encoding uncharacterized protein LOC105156209: MAPPPPSNSLTFSHNHEKHHSNHDDHYHLERLLESARPFLRGELEAVDENLPRLVSVLRAAGGGAGPHKHGSFLDHLLGVYRILKMWKAPDAVCLCGLFHSAYSNSYVNLAIFPPSSAGRDTVCAYVGPAAERLVHLFCIVPRQPLIHDFLLFQYTDAELIEHLRSSEISVNKIREGEQEEEEGWRVKLQSICPAEGIKVKHIKTGEDVLVSRRLVAVFLLMTMADFSDQLFSFQDVLFENSNGRLEFSGNATLTSLWPGDGKPGLWMNSISRMAAIYTLIVREEEIFRSIEMKNGRVLPADRDEDLELVIPPVLEGCTKVLDSKDQIVARDLYWEAVCNTAEMGLERAEEMLLRSVEKNPFVGEAHVVLGQIYLGKGSFEAAEKAAERGLRLMLEWGSPWDKRMSWQGWIAWARVLLMKAKERSWPQNSWGILNLGLVR
- the LOC105156208 gene encoding probable peroxygenase 4 produces the protein MAGDSNSVSISGSTKPQGTENHDHDHDQTNVLQKHVMFFDRNNDGIIYPSETFEGFRAIGCGVLLSSVAAVFINMGLSRKTRPGKPFSLHFPIEVKNIQMAKHGSDSGVYDKEGRFLPTKFEEIFIKYARTYPNALTSDELKAFMKSNREPKDYGGWLAGYTEWKILYSLCKDDNGLLHKEIVRAAYDGSLFEKMAKEKASKKQKMTSDV